A single region of the Candidatus Kryptobacter tengchongensis genome encodes:
- a CDS encoding rfaE bifunctional protein, domain II, translating into MGRIVSIDEIVQIKNKLKSEGKKIVFTNGCFDILHRGHVEYLAKAKELGDVLIVGLNSDSSVRQIKGEGRPIVPQEDRAFILSNLVSVDYVVIFDEPTPYNLISKILPDVLVKGSDWAIEDVVGRDIVESSGGRVVLMELTPNRSTTNIIKTILERFCGR; encoded by the coding sequence ATGGGAAGGATTGTAAGCATAGATGAAATAGTTCAGATAAAGAATAAACTTAAAAGCGAAGGGAAGAAAATTGTTTTTACAAATGGATGTTTTGATATTTTGCACAGAGGTCATGTTGAGTATCTTGCAAAGGCTAAGGAGCTTGGGGATGTTTTGATAGTTGGATTGAACAGCGATTCATCTGTAAGGCAAATAAAAGGTGAGGGAAGACCAATAGTTCCTCAAGAAGACAGGGCTTTTATACTCTCAAATCTTGTATCTGTTGATTATGTTGTGATCTTTGATGAGCCAACGCCTTATAATTTAATTTCAAAAATTTTACCAGATGTTCTTGTAAAGGGAAGTGATTGGGCTATTGAAGATGTAGTTGGGCGGGATATCGTTGAATCCAGTGGAGGTCGTGTTGTCCTTATGGAATTGACGCCTAACAGATCAACAACGAACATAATTAAAACTATCCTTGAAAGATTTTGCGGGAGATGA
- a CDS encoding rfaE bifunctional protein, domain I — MFKFTEDQLLRLFKNFEKKKIAVVGDLMLDRYIWGSVNRISPEAPVPVIEVEGEDSKLGGAGNVANNIKSLGAFPLLIGVIGDDREGEIFLDLMKKEGFNTGGIIIDSSRPTTVKTRVIAHSQHVVRIDRESKEPINYKIQERIKEIILQNLHEISGIIIEDYNKGVIVRNLIHDLIEIANSYGLVITVDPKFDNFFEFKNVTVFKPNRKEVEDVLGRKLDSDEKVIEAGKIILDRLKCEYLLLTRGEKGMTLFSRDGEIKHIPTKARKVADVSGAGDTVISTITVALVSGANIIEAAALANYAAGIVVEEVGVVPVDKEKLFKAALLDSRGEW; from the coding sequence ATGTTTAAATTTACAGAGGATCAACTTCTTCGGTTGTTTAAAAATTTTGAAAAGAAAAAAATTGCCGTTGTTGGTGATCTTATGCTTGATAGGTATATTTGGGGAAGTGTAAACAGGATTTCTCCAGAGGCACCAGTTCCCGTGATTGAGGTTGAGGGAGAGGATTCAAAGCTTGGTGGAGCTGGAAATGTGGCTAACAATATAAAATCACTTGGTGCTTTCCCATTGCTGATTGGAGTTATCGGGGATGATAGAGAGGGTGAAATTTTCCTTGACCTGATGAAAAAAGAGGGATTTAATACTGGTGGGATTATAATTGACAGTTCAAGACCGACAACGGTTAAAACAAGGGTAATAGCACATAGCCAGCATGTTGTCAGAATTGACAGGGAATCAAAAGAGCCGATAAATTACAAAATTCAGGAAAGGATAAAAGAAATAATCCTTCAAAATTTGCATGAAATAAGTGGAATAATAATAGAGGATTATAACAAGGGAGTTATAGTTAGAAATTTAATTCACGATTTGATTGAAATTGCCAATAGTTATGGTTTAGTGATAACTGTTGATCCGAAGTTTGATAATTTTTTTGAGTTTAAAAATGTGACGGTTTTTAAGCCGAATAGGAAGGAAGTTGAAGATGTACTTGGTCGCAAACTTGATTCCGACGAAAAGGTTATTGAAGCGGGGAAAATAATACTTGATAGGTTAAAATGCGAATATCTTCTTCTGACAAGGGGAGAGAAAGGAATGACGCTTTTTAGCAGAGATGGTGAAATAAAGCATATACCGACAAAAGCGAGAAAAGTGGCGGATGTATCAGGTGCTGGTGATACTGTTATATCTACGATAACTGTTGCTCTTGTAAGTGGGGCTAATATAATTGAAGCAGCTGCCCTTGCAAATTACGCCGCTGGGATAGTGGTTGAAGAAGTTGGAGTCGTTCCAGTTGATAAAGAAAAACTTTTTAAAGCAGCTCTTCTTGACTCAAGGGGTGAATGGTGA